The Paludisphaera rhizosphaerae genome contains the following window.
CATCTGGGTGTCTGTGAACTCGGTGAGCATCGAGTCGACGGACTCGGTCTCGCCGGTTGCAGCACCATAGTATTTATTGATGGCCTCGATGATCGCCTCGCGGGGCGCGAGGGCCACCTCGATCTCACGGTTCAGCACGAACCGCAGCTTCTCGATCGTCTCGAAACCCATCGGATCGTGCATGATGACGCGGATGGAGCCATTGCCCTCCTCCATCGGCATCACGATGTTTTCGCGGGCGAGCGACTCGGGGACCTTGCCGATCACGGACGCGGGGATCTCGACCTCGCGCAGTTCGACGTAGGGGAGTCCGTGTTGTTCGGCCTTGGCCTTGGTAACGTCGGTGGCGTCGGCGTAGCCCAGCTTGACCAGGGCGTCCTCGACTTCGCCGCCGGAGCGTTGCGCCTCCTTGAGCTGGTCGGGGCCGATCACGCCGCGTCGAATGAGGATCTCCGTCCAGTCCCGACTCTTGGCCATGACGTCGTAACTCCCAAGAGAGATGCCAGGGGGGGCCGGTCCGCAGCCAGCGGCCGGCGCGGAAGGCGCGAGTCGCGACGGCGACCGGTGAGCGATCACCGCGGGCCTGGCGTCGTCGCCGCAGTAATATGGCGTTGAACGAGGTGCGAATACAATGACTGTGAGGCGACGGCCGCGAACCGTTCTGGTCGCCCCGTCCTGCGAAGATGCGAAGGGAATGAGGCCGAGGCGTTTCCCTGCCTTCGAAGCTAACAGACCGAATTCCCTCCATCAAGCGATTCCGATGGAATTCAAAGGACTTAGGTAACGGTCCCCCGGTTGATTCCGATCGGTCCTGCGGCTTGACTTCGGGGTGCTGGACTACGACTCTAGTTCTCGAAGACGTCGACTCGGTGGAATTCGCCAACACGCCGCGTCGAGGAACGACTCCCTACCGGAGACCCACCCTTGCATCGACTCACCGAAGCCTCCGGGCGCCGGCAGCGCATCCGGAGGACCCTTCTGACGGCCTGCCTCGCCTTCGCGCCGGCGGTCGTCCTCGGCCAGGCCGTCGCGCCGGTTCAGGTTGCGACGCCGGTCGCCTACCCCAACCTCCGCTTCGACCGCCCGGTCGCCCTCGCCTATCCGAAAGAGGATCCCAGCCGATACTACATCGCGGAGCAGCACCAGGCGAAGATCTGGTCGTTCCCTGCGAGTCCGCGGGACACCTCTGAGAAGAAGTTGTTCCTCCAACTCTCCGCCCCGATTAATCGCGGCAACGAAGAAGGGCTCCTCGGCCTGACCTTCCACCCCAAGTTTAAGGAAAACGGCCAGTTCTTCGTTTACTATTCAGCGAAGGACGCCGACCGTCGCTCGGTGGTCTCGCGATTCACCGTTTCCTCGGACGACCCCACGAAGGCGGATCCGACGAGCGAGAAGCGGATCTGGGTGTCCGACGTCGACCGGTGGGAGAACCACAACGGCGGGACGATCCTCTTCGGCCCTGACGGCTATCTGTATATCACGCTCGGCGACGGCGGCGCGGGCGGGGATCCGCTCTCGACCGGCCAGAACCCAAAGGACTGGTTCGGTTCGATCCTGCGGATCGACGTCGATCATCCGGGAGAGGGCAAAGCTTACGGGATCCCTTCTGACAATCCGGCCGTTCGTTCCAAGACCCATGGCCACTGGGCTCCGGAAGTCTACGCGATCGGCCTGCGAAACGTCTGGAAGTTCAGCTTCGACCGCCAGACGGG
Protein-coding sequences here:
- a CDS encoding PQQ-dependent sugar dehydrogenase; its protein translation is MHRLTEASGRRQRIRRTLLTACLAFAPAVVLGQAVAPVQVATPVAYPNLRFDRPVALAYPKEDPSRYYIAEQHQAKIWSFPASPRDTSEKKLFLQLSAPINRGNEEGLLGLTFHPKFKENGQFFVYYSAKDADRRSVVSRFTVSSDDPTKADPTSEKRIWVSDVDRWENHNGGTILFGPDGYLYITLGDGGAGGDPLSTGQNPKDWFGSILRIDVDHPGEGKAYGIPSDNPAVRSKTHGHWAPEVYAIGLRNVWKFSFDRQTGDLWAGDVGQNLYEMIHKIDNGGNYGWSIREAFHPFEPHRRQKADPASEIKPPLAEYPHKPTADRPDSGLSITGGYVYRGSAIPELKGWYVYGDYDSGRIWALKSENGKSVVNTEILKIVPGSKLNITSFDETPDGELLILAFDGRIHELTPASK